One Paracoccaceae bacterium genomic region harbors:
- the truA gene encoding tRNA pseudouridine(38-40) synthase TruA, giving the protein MPRYAFRIEYDGTPFHGWQRQSEGHASVQGAVEAALARLDPAAPVVQGAGRTDAGVHATGQVAHADLSRDWDVFRLLQAVNAHLRPLPVAVTACAQVGADFHARFSARERQYLYRIVNRRAPPVLDRGTAWHVAPPLDAGAMRAGAAHLIGRHDFTTFRAALCQAQSPVKTLDAAGVEALPLPGGQEIRLTFRARSFLHSQVRSMVGTLERVGAGAWAPRRMADAIAARDRAACGPVAPPQGLCLTHVAYETDPFAT; this is encoded by the coding sequence ATGCCGCGCTATGCCTTTCGCATCGAATATGACGGAACGCCCTTCCACGGCTGGCAGCGCCAGTCGGAAGGCCACGCCTCGGTGCAGGGCGCGGTCGAGGCGGCGCTTGCCCGGCTCGATCCGGCCGCGCCGGTGGTGCAGGGTGCCGGGCGGACCGACGCCGGGGTGCATGCGACCGGGCAGGTGGCCCATGCCGACCTGTCGCGCGACTGGGACGTCTTTCGCCTGCTGCAGGCGGTGAATGCCCATCTGCGGCCCCTGCCCGTGGCGGTGACCGCCTGCGCGCAGGTCGGGGCAGATTTCCACGCCCGGTTCTCGGCCCGGGAACGGCAGTACCTGTACCGCATCGTCAACCGCCGCGCCCCGCCGGTGCTGGACCGCGGCACGGCCTGGCACGTCGCGCCGCCGCTCGACGCCGGGGCGATGCGGGCCGGCGCGGCGCATCTGATCGGCAGGCACGACTTCACCACCTTCCGCGCCGCGCTGTGCCAGGCGCAAAGCCCGGTCAAGACGCTGGACGCGGCCGGGGTCGAGGCGCTGCCGCTGCCGGGCGGGCAGGAGATCCGCCTGACCTTCCGCGCGCGATCCTTCCTGCACAGCCAGGTGCGCTCGATGGTGGGCACGCTTGAACGGGTGGGGGCAGGGGCATGGGCGCCGCGCCGGATGGCCGATGCGATCGCCGCCCGCGACCGCGCGGCCTGCGGGCCGGTGGCGCCGCCGCAGGGCCTGTGCCTGACCCATGTGGCCTATGAAACCGATCCCTTTGCGACCTGA
- a CDS encoding YcjX family protein encodes MVGGIVRGAGDVVQGLSESLFEEPRIRLGVTGLARAGKTVFITSLVANLMDRARMVQFSAADQIETAFLQPQPHVTLPRFEYEAHLAALTGPAPRWPASTRQISELRLSLRLRPQGLFGGLRGPRTLHLDIIDYPGEWLLDVALLDLDYAAWCDRTLARIEGRAEAAAFLAQARAADGSLPFDEETARQLAAAWTDHLSAARDAGWSDCTPGRFLLPGDLAGSPVLTFAPLPPPSSTPRGSLWREMSRRFVAYRDRVVAPFFRDHFARIDRQVVLMDVLGAIHAGPRALEDQRRTMAEILSAFRPGTTGMLLRLLGAKRVERILFAATKADHLHHTEHPRMTAIIEAMLREARDRAAFAGARTMALSLASLRATTEEMRDHGGVALPCVRGTLEGTGRQAALFPGHLPEDPGRLLSPAREGAERWLDGDWRLMTFAPAALSLKPGEGPPHIRLDRAADFLLSDRLA; translated from the coding sequence CTGGTGGGCGGGATCGTACGCGGCGCGGGCGACGTCGTGCAGGGGCTTTCGGAGTCCCTGTTCGAGGAGCCGCGCATCCGCCTTGGCGTGACGGGCCTCGCCCGTGCGGGCAAGACCGTGTTCATCACCTCGCTGGTCGCCAACCTGATGGACCGCGCCCGGATGGTTCAGTTCTCGGCTGCGGACCAGATCGAGACAGCCTTTCTGCAACCGCAGCCGCATGTCACGCTGCCGCGCTTCGAGTATGAGGCGCATCTGGCCGCGCTGACCGGTCCGGCGCCACGCTGGCCCGCATCGACGCGGCAGATCTCGGAACTGCGCCTGTCGCTGCGGCTGCGGCCGCAGGGTTTGTTCGGGGGGCTTCGTGGGCCACGGACGCTGCACCTCGACATCATCGACTATCCCGGCGAATGGCTGCTGGACGTGGCGCTGCTCGATCTCGACTATGCGGCCTGGTGCGACCGCACCCTTGCCAGGATCGAGGGCCGGGCCGAGGCGGCCGCATTCCTGGCACAGGCCCGCGCGGCCGACGGCAGCCTGCCCTTCGACGAGGAAACGGCGCGGCAGCTGGCGGCGGCCTGGACGGACCATCTGTCGGCGGCGCGGGATGCCGGCTGGTCTGACTGCACGCCGGGCCGGTTCCTGCTGCCGGGGGATCTGGCGGGGTCGCCGGTGCTGACCTTCGCGCCGCTGCCGCCGCCCTCGTCTACTCCGCGCGGTTCCCTGTGGCGCGAGATGTCGCGCCGGTTCGTGGCCTACCGTGACCGCGTGGTGGCCCCCTTCTTCCGCGACCACTTTGCGCGGATCGACCGGCAGGTGGTGCTGATGGACGTTCTGGGAGCAATCCATGCGGGGCCACGGGCGCTTGAGGACCAGCGGCGCACCATGGCGGAAATCCTGTCGGCCTTCCGGCCCGGCACCACCGGCATGCTGCTGCGCCTGCTGGGGGCAAAGCGGGTCGAGCGCATCCTGTTCGCGGCGACCAAGGCCGACCATCTGCACCACACCGAACACCCCCGCATGACGGCGATCATCGAGGCCATGCTGCGCGAGGCGCGCGACCGCGCGGCCTTTGCAGGCGCCCGGACCATGGCGCTTTCGCTGGCCAGCCTGCGTGCGACCACCGAGGAGATGCGTGATCATGGCGGCGTGGCCCTGCCCTGCGTGCGCGGCACCCTGGAGGGAACCGGTCGGCAGGCCGCGCTGTTCCCCGGCCACCTTCCCGAGGATCCGGGCCGCCTGCTGTCGCCCGCCCGCGAGGGGGCCGAGCGTTGGCTGGATGGCGACTGGCGGCTGATGACCTTTGCCCCGGCCGCGCTGTCGCTGAAGCCGGGCGAGGGGCCGCCGCATATCCGGCTGGACCGCGCGGCGGATTTCCTGCTGTCCGACCGGCTGGCCTGA
- a CDS encoding DUF922 domain-containing protein, whose translation MDVIIDIAAPTPARYDVAGTTAAALRRALSRHGEWGQFSGRLTVTPQGRPTVSRVRVACRPVVTMPNWTNRADAPRDLQAKWDRMYAALERHERGHEDILRRIANEFRDDVQAMDPAPDRNRLRRLGRELLREHRARQVSYDRATSHGQRDGVELPD comes from the coding sequence ATGGATGTGATCATCGACATCGCCGCGCCGACACCCGCCCGATACGACGTCGCCGGAACCACCGCCGCCGCGTTGCGTCGCGCGCTGTCGCGTCATGGCGAATGGGGGCAGTTCAGCGGCAGGCTGACCGTGACGCCGCAGGGTCGGCCGACGGTCAGCCGTGTCCGGGTGGCCTGCAGGCCGGTGGTGACCATGCCGAACTGGACCAACCGCGCCGACGCGCCGCGCGACCTTCAGGCGAAATGGGACCGGATGTATGCCGCACTCGAACGCCATGAGCGGGGGCATGAGGATATCCTGCGGCGCATCGCCAACGAGTTCCGCGACGACGTGCAGGCGATGGACCCCGCGCCCGACCGCAACCGCCTGCGCCGCCTCGGCCGCGAACTGCTGCGCGAACACCGGGCACGTCAGGTCAGCTATGACCGCGCGACCAGCCACGGACAGCGCGATGGCGTCGAGCTGCCCGACTGA
- a CDS encoding TIGR01620 family protein: protein MSAPPSPPRPVLIELDAPGPSPADAPPVEGPMPLPGAMRGAAAVAAARPSRFGRLAIWVLGAFGSFVISVALWDFVTALLARNSLLGSVAMLLTGAAVLVVLVFALREAMAYARLARIDDLHRRIVAARTAPLAEARRAAAAVEALYAGREDMRWALDRLRSRRDEVLDADAVIALTEAELMAALDLAARAEIEGAARQVALATALVPLALADVAVALWANLRMVRRLAAIYGGRAGTLGSWRLMRRVFTHLAATGALALTDDLIGSVAGGGVLSKLSRRFGEGLVNGALTARVGVAAMEVCRPMPFAALPRPKVSNLVGRALSGLIPSSDRGD from the coding sequence ATGTCCGCCCCGCCATCGCCGCCGCGCCCCGTGCTGATCGAGCTTGACGCTCCCGGCCCTTCGCCCGCCGACGCACCGCCTGTCGAGGGACCCATGCCGCTGCCGGGTGCCATGCGCGGGGCGGCCGCCGTGGCAGCGGCGCGGCCATCCCGGTTCGGGCGGCTGGCGATCTGGGTGCTGGGCGCCTTTGGCAGTTTCGTGATCTCGGTCGCGCTGTGGGATTTCGTGACAGCGCTTCTGGCGCGCAACAGCCTGCTGGGCTCGGTGGCGATGCTGCTGACCGGCGCGGCGGTTCTGGTTGTGCTGGTCTTCGCGCTGCGCGAGGCGATGGCCTATGCACGCCTTGCGCGGATCGACGACCTTCACAGGCGGATCGTTGCCGCGCGAACCGCGCCGCTGGCCGAGGCGCGACGTGCCGCGGCGGCGGTCGAGGCGCTCTATGCGGGGCGCGAGGACATGCGATGGGCTCTGGACCGCCTGCGCAGCCGCCGGGACGAGGTGCTGGATGCCGACGCGGTGATCGCCCTGACCGAGGCGGAACTGATGGCGGCGCTTGACCTTGCCGCCCGGGCCGAGATCGAGGGGGCGGCGCGCCAGGTGGCCCTGGCCACCGCGCTTGTGCCGCTGGCGCTTGCCGATGTGGCGGTCGCGCTGTGGGCCAACCTGCGGATGGTGCGGCGGCTGGCCGCGATCTATGGCGGGCGGGCGGGCACGCTGGGCAGCTGGCGCCTGATGCGGCGCGTGTTCACGCATCTGGCGGCAACCGGCGCCCTGGCGCTGACGGACGACCTGATCGGATCGGTCGCGGGCGGCGGCGTGCTGTCCAAGCTGTCGCGGCGGTTCGGAGAAGGGCTGGTGAACGGGGCTCTGACCGCGCGCGTCGGCGTGGCCGCGATGGAGGTGTGCCGCCCGATGCCCTTTGCCGCGCTGCCGAGGCCGAAGGTGTCGAACCTGGTCGGCCGGGCGCTGAGCGGGCTGATCCCCTCATCGGATCGGGGCGACTGA